In Harpia harpyja isolate bHarHar1 chromosome 12, bHarHar1 primary haplotype, whole genome shotgun sequence, a single window of DNA contains:
- the MYL10 gene encoding myosin regulatory light chain 10 codes for MAPKKAKKKIEGGSNVFSMFEQTQIQEFKEAFTIMDQNRDGFIDKADLRDTFAALGRLNVKNEELEDMVKEAPGPINFTVFLTMFGEKLKGTDPEETILNAFKIFDPEGKGHIKADYIKEMLMTQADRFSQEEIKQMFAAFPPDVSGNLDYKNLCYVITHGEEKD; via the exons atg GCtccaaaaaaggcaaagaagaagaTAGAAGGTGGTTCCAATGTATTCTCTATGTTTGAACAAACCCAGATCCAGGAGTTCAAAGAG GCTTTTACCATCATGGATCAGAACAGGGACGGCTTTATTGACAAAGCGGACTTGAGAGACACATTTGCTGCACTAG GTCGTCTGAATGTCAAGAATGAAGAGCTTGAAGACATGGTGAAGGAGGCGCCAGGTCCTATTAACTTCACTGTCTTCCTTACTATGTTTGGGGAAAAGCTGAAAG gCACAGACCCAGAAGAAACCATTCTGAATGCTTTTAAGATTTTCGACCCAGAAGGAAAAGGCCACATAAAGGCAGACTA CATCAAAGAAATGCTTATGACACAGGCAGACCGGTTCAGTCAAGAAGAG ATCAAGCAGATGTTTGCTGCTTTCCCTCCAGATGTCTCTGGTAATCTTGACTATAAGAACCTCTGTTACGTTATCACCCATGGTGAAGAGAAAGACTAA